One uncultured Alphaproteobacteria bacterium genomic region harbors:
- a CDS encoding Head-TO-tail joining protein: MTAARFSEPVLRRFARAEAKRRMWDDILRETYRLALPNQDDDDAHARGARRDSEIFDGTAVRAVKWKRAKLHGDLFPPFRHWTHFLPEGIDAEGFDEATQRAWGAFVETAERRFHAAIDRSNFHLEVPLALGDALVSTGALLIHEGTPEDPLRFEAVPVGQVIPEESPDGTIRTVFRAFDVPGRDLGARWTDAKLPDDASRRVADDPDAPFAVIEATLWNPERRDYEYAVFLREGEHRLVTRRYRTSPWVVFRIDKATGETMGRGPVLDARADIATANKTKELILKNASIAVTGIWQAEDDGVLNPANIKLVPGAIIPKAPGSEGLKPLEAPGKFDVSQLLLKDLQEGIDAAIKGPSLPPPEATGGRTAYEIGERRSDQMAVDVPMSLRLLSELDYPLVMRCLAILMSPAMAGSAYAIAPFPLGGRRVTPVPVSPLVRYQDIADAQARNQALLLAMQVDAETTLGLVDRERYIRDFLEAHGFKAAHLKPLAPTGGFAPLFAEINRMEDTP; this comes from the coding sequence ATGACCGCCGCCCGCTTCTCCGAGCCGGTCCTGCGCCGCTTCGCCCGCGCCGAGGCGAAGCGGCGGATGTGGGACGACATCCTGCGCGAGACCTACCGCCTCGCGCTGCCCAACCAGGACGACGACGACGCCCACGCCCGCGGCGCGCGACGGGATTCCGAGATCTTCGACGGCACCGCGGTGCGCGCGGTGAAGTGGAAGCGCGCCAAGCTCCACGGCGATCTGTTTCCGCCGTTCCGCCACTGGACCCACTTCCTCCCCGAAGGGATCGACGCCGAGGGCTTCGACGAGGCCACCCAGCGCGCCTGGGGCGCTTTCGTCGAAACCGCCGAACGCCGCTTCCACGCGGCGATCGACCGCTCCAACTTCCATCTCGAAGTGCCGCTCGCGCTTGGCGACGCGTTGGTCTCGACCGGCGCGCTGCTGATCCACGAGGGCACGCCCGAGGACCCGCTGCGTTTCGAGGCGGTGCCGGTCGGCCAGGTGATTCCCGAGGAGAGCCCAGACGGCACCATCCGCACGGTGTTCCGCGCCTTCGACGTGCCCGGCCGCGATCTCGGCGCGCGCTGGACCGACGCCAAGCTTCCCGACGACGCGTCGCGCCGCGTCGCCGACGATCCCGACGCGCCGTTCGCGGTGATCGAGGCGACGCTGTGGAACCCCGAGCGTCGCGACTACGAGTACGCGGTGTTCCTGCGCGAAGGCGAACACCGTCTGGTGACGCGGCGCTACCGTACCTCGCCGTGGGTGGTGTTCCGCATCGACAAGGCGACCGGCGAGACGATGGGCCGCGGCCCGGTGCTCGACGCCCGCGCCGACATCGCCACCGCCAACAAGACCAAGGAGCTGATCCTCAAGAATGCGTCGATCGCGGTCACCGGCATCTGGCAGGCGGAGGACGACGGCGTCCTCAACCCCGCCAACATCAAGCTGGTGCCCGGCGCGATCATCCCCAAGGCGCCGGGCTCCGAGGGGCTGAAGCCGCTGGAGGCGCCGGGCAAGTTCGACGTCTCGCAACTGCTGCTGAAGGATCTTCAGGAGGGCATCGACGCGGCGATCAAGGGGCCGAGCCTGCCGCCGCCCGAAGCCACCGGCGGCCGCACCGCCTACGAGATCGGCGAACGTCGCTCCGACCAGATGGCGGTGGACGTGCCGATGAGCCTGCGCCTGCTGTCGGAGCTCGACTATCCGCTGGTGATGCGGTGCCTCGCGATCCTGATGAGCCCGGCGATGGCGGGCAGCGCCTACGCGATCGCACCGTTCCCGCTCGGCGGGCGCCGGGTGACGCCGGTGCCGGTGTCGCCGCTGGTGCGGTATCAGGACATCGCCGACGCCCAGGCGCGCAATCAGGCGCTGCTGCTGGCGATGCAGGTGGACGCCGAAACCACCCTCGGCCTCGTCGACCGCGAGCGCTACATCCGCGACTTCCTTGAAGCCCACGGCTTCAAGGCCGCGCACCTGAAGCCGCTCGCGCCGACGGGCGGGTTCGCGCCGCTGTTCGCCGAGATCAACCGGATGGAGGACACGCCGTGA
- a CDS encoding hypothetical protein (Evidence 5 : No homology to any previously reported sequences), with product MADLFPSFARKREAHNFAEQTRALDALRRAVGTLDAEAQERFQCLVADVARTVAWSAGRRDWLSLLEATTRSQGEDFPVAIRKMGLAESLETSLWLTMRAHPQPVARLALGLVAVRLRLGVAWVHERVLAARDLAGAMILDAFETAELSPSAVAELSADDFRVGAWPETGDLFAKLEEVVFDRGMDRFGPLTAPLAPNQPFRDAFEIDPPAAGRAGSPCYDLALRNTKETGPKGVRAEAAKLFGAEIAEETLRRKGVDVDGRTLVSLPEVLTLAATLWGEQLARDTAPLIGEAAAAELRRRCHAALAYGRATAPAFVLLAMVCESRWLALAGEAQGKADALAEFLDTGGSWPAVIPPEGVTVRAADEAAEPPAKAILKRNEWTGREFKWYWAAAVILLMLYGWAVQVGLL from the coding sequence ATGGCAGATCTGTTTCCGTCCTTCGCGCGCAAGCGCGAGGCTCACAATTTCGCCGAGCAGACGCGCGCGCTCGACGCGCTGCGCCGCGCCGTGGGGACGCTCGACGCGGAGGCGCAGGAGCGCTTCCAGTGTCTCGTCGCCGACGTCGCCCGCACCGTCGCCTGGTCTGCCGGTCGGCGCGACTGGCTGTCGCTGCTGGAGGCGACGACGCGTAGCCAGGGCGAGGACTTTCCCGTCGCGATCCGCAAGATGGGGCTGGCGGAATCCCTCGAAACCTCGCTGTGGCTGACGATGCGCGCGCATCCGCAGCCGGTCGCGCGCCTCGCCCTCGGGTTGGTGGCGGTGCGCCTGCGCCTCGGCGTCGCCTGGGTGCACGAGCGGGTGCTGGCGGCGCGCGATCTCGCCGGAGCGATGATCCTCGACGCCTTCGAGACCGCCGAGCTGTCGCCGTCGGCGGTCGCCGAACTGTCCGCCGACGATTTCCGTGTCGGCGCATGGCCGGAAACCGGCGACCTGTTCGCGAAGCTGGAAGAGGTCGTGTTCGATCGCGGGATGGATCGCTTCGGTCCGCTCACCGCGCCGCTCGCGCCCAACCAGCCGTTTCGCGACGCCTTCGAGATCGATCCGCCCGCCGCAGGTCGCGCCGGCAGCCCGTGCTACGACCTTGCGCTGCGCAATACCAAGGAAACCGGGCCGAAGGGGGTGCGTGCCGAGGCGGCGAAGCTGTTCGGCGCGGAGATCGCCGAGGAGACCCTGCGGCGCAAGGGCGTCGACGTCGACGGCCGCACCCTGGTGTCGTTGCCGGAGGTGCTGACCCTTGCCGCGACGCTCTGGGGCGAGCAGCTCGCGCGCGATACCGCGCCGCTGATCGGCGAGGCCGCCGCCGCCGAGCTGCGCCGCCGCTGCCACGCCGCGCTCGCCTACGGCCGCGCCACCGCGCCCGCGTTCGTTCTGCTGGCGATGGTGTGCGAAAGCCGCTGGCTGGCGCTCGCGGGCGAAGCGCAGGGCAAGGCCGACGCCCTCGCCGAGTTCCTCGATACCGGCGGCAGTTGGCCGGCGGTGATCCCGCCGGAGGGGGTGACGGTGCGCGCCGCCGACGAAGCCGCCGAACCGCCCGCCAAGGCGATTCTCAAGCGCAACGAGTGGACCGGCCGCGAATTCAAATGGTATTGGGCCGCGGCGGTGATTTTGCTGATGCTCTACGGCTGGGCGGTGCAGGTCGGGTTGCTCTGA
- a CDS encoding conserved hypothetical protein (Evidence 4 : Homologs of previously reported genes of unknown function), translating into MSETARAVRERAEELMPRAANWHEYRRLLESEGLVDRLGPEGLQAVLAEWNRRAAAALNDIELRVELCFWADGGSYAAHLRGYQAIPPAELVEQARARGWFVRVGASGTALVNPPGARPLTIRLGPAAN; encoded by the coding sequence ATGAGCGAAACCGCCCGCGCCGTGCGCGAACGCGCCGAGGAGCTGATGCCCCGCGCCGCCAATTGGCACGAATACCGTCGCCTGCTGGAGTCGGAAGGTCTGGTCGACCGCCTCGGCCCCGAGGGCCTGCAGGCGGTGCTGGCGGAGTGGAACCGCCGCGCGGCGGCGGCGCTCAACGATATCGAGCTGCGCGTCGAGCTGTGCTTCTGGGCCGACGGCGGCAGCTATGCGGCGCACCTGCGCGGTTATCAGGCGATTCCGCCCGCCGAACTGGTGGAGCAGGCGCGGGCGCGCGGCTGGTTCGTGCGCGTCGGGGCGAGCGGCACCGCCCTCGTCAACCCGCCGGGGGCGCGTCCGCTCACCATCCGCCTCGGTCCGGCGGCCAACTGA
- a CDS encoding hypothetical protein (Evidence 5 : No homology to any previously reported sequences) → MTHMRDDVNALVRRFGGLSAMARALGHAHPTTVQGWRDRGTIPRWRIYEIRQSKLGRTDAEIAGLLDRLDPRDPVGCRYIAGDPKGAWSYCNRPQKPGSAYCAEHHALCRVPADDADALAEIERAAASGDRPERG, encoded by the coding sequence ATGACCCACATGCGCGACGACGTGAATGCCCTGGTCCGCCGTTTCGGCGGCCTGAGCGCGATGGCGCGGGCGCTCGGCCATGCCCACCCGACGACGGTGCAGGGCTGGCGCGATCGCGGCACGATTCCGCGCTGGAGAATTTACGAAATTCGGCAATCCAAGCTCGGGCGAACCGATGCGGAGATCGCGGGGCTGCTCGACCGCCTCGATCCCCGCGATCCGGTGGGGTGCCGCTACATCGCGGGCGACCCCAAGGGCGCGTGGTCCTACTGCAATCGCCCGCAGAAACCGGGTTCCGCCTACTGCGCCGAGCATCACGCGCTGTGCCGGGTGCCCGCCGACGACGCCGACGCGCTCGCCGAGATCGAGCGCGCCGCGGCCAGCGGCGACCGGCCGGAGCGCGGCTGA
- the iciA gene encoding Chromosome initiation inhibitor, whose protein sequence is MLDSRCLEALAAVIRLGSFERAAEDLGLTQSAVSQRIKRLESQFGEPLLVRSKPVVATAAGDRVFQYILNARLMERDLRVDAGDGGPEQFERIRIAVNADSLATWFADVPARLFRRFGLLSDLVLDDETRTLDTLKSGHVLLSVGTRADAVQGLKSYRLGALTYFPVASPEFVARFFPDGVTVAALKRAPAVIYGRHDELHHLFLEKHYRIGPGDFPHHVLPSSEGFVVAARQGIAYALCAEPQVRAPVAEGALLRISPHEVSRRLVLHRRERGPAILDAVVAEIRAAAREALSPHAPDPHPEAPPGRAGFG, encoded by the coding sequence ATGCTCGACTCCCGCTGTCTGGAAGCCCTCGCCGCGGTGATCCGCCTCGGCAGTTTCGAACGCGCGGCGGAGGACCTCGGCCTCACCCAGTCGGCGGTGTCGCAGCGCATCAAACGCCTCGAATCGCAATTCGGCGAGCCGCTGCTGGTACGCTCGAAGCCGGTGGTGGCGACCGCGGCGGGCGACCGGGTATTCCAGTACATCCTCAACGCCCGGCTGATGGAACGCGACCTGCGCGTCGACGCGGGCGACGGCGGGCCGGAGCAGTTCGAACGGATCCGCATCGCCGTCAACGCCGACAGCCTCGCCACCTGGTTCGCCGACGTTCCGGCGCGGCTGTTCCGCCGCTTCGGCCTGCTCTCCGACCTCGTGCTCGACGACGAGACCCGCACCCTCGACACCCTCAAATCCGGCCACGTGCTCCTGAGCGTCGGCACCCGTGCCGACGCCGTGCAGGGGCTGAAGTCGTACCGCCTCGGGGCGCTCACCTACTTCCCGGTCGCCTCGCCCGAATTCGTCGCACGGTTCTTCCCCGACGGCGTCACCGTCGCGGCGCTCAAGCGCGCACCCGCGGTGATCTACGGCCGCCACGACGAACTCCACCACCTGTTTCTGGAAAAGCACTACCGCATCGGGCCGGGCGACTTCCCGCATCACGTGCTGCCGTCCTCGGAGGGATTCGTGGTGGCGGCGCGGCAAGGCATCGCCTACGCCCTCTGCGCCGAGCCGCAGGTGCGTGCGCCGGTGGCCGAGGGCGCGTTGCTGCGCATCTCGCCGCACGAGGTCAGCCGCCGCCTGGTGTTGCACCGCCGCGAGCGCGGTCCGGCGATCCTCGATGCGGTGGTGGCCGAGATCCGCGCCGCGGCGCGCGAGGCCCTCTCCCCCCACGCCCCGGATCCGCACCCGGAGGCCCCGCCCGGACGGGCGGGTTTCGGGTGA
- a CDS encoding hypothetical protein (Evidence 5 : No homology to any previously reported sequences) yields MTEFAPETPRSVRFKGETLAIPDAFWDAESDAPNLGALVKSHADLRRKLSETRPEPPESYDLALPEALASRIRADAEDPLAKGAMDWARRNGLGQEAFSELASLYFGRLAEVAVDPDAERAKLRESLGERADGELAGLGRWVDGLLGDVIAESAELHGALDRLTATADGVMLVKAIKDRLGEAGVPSMRAAAPKGLDAAALKALQGSEAYLAGDSATRRRVAEGWARLFPERER; encoded by the coding sequence ATGACCGAATTCGCTCCCGAAACCCCGCGCTCCGTCCGCTTCAAGGGCGAGACGCTGGCGATCCCCGACGCGTTCTGGGACGCCGAGTCCGACGCGCCGAATCTCGGCGCGCTGGTGAAATCCCACGCCGATCTGCGCCGCAAGCTCTCGGAAACTCGGCCCGAACCGCCCGAGAGCTACGACCTCGCCCTGCCCGAGGCGCTCGCCTCGCGGATCCGCGCCGACGCCGAGGATCCGCTCGCCAAGGGGGCGATGGACTGGGCGCGTCGCAACGGTCTCGGTCAGGAGGCGTTCTCCGAGCTCGCGTCGCTCTACTTCGGCCGCCTCGCCGAGGTCGCGGTCGACCCGGATGCCGAGCGCGCCAAGCTGCGCGAGAGCCTGGGCGAGCGCGCCGACGGCGAACTCGCGGGGCTCGGGCGCTGGGTCGACGGTCTGCTCGGCGACGTGATCGCCGAATCCGCCGAGCTTCACGGCGCCCTCGATCGTCTGACCGCCACCGCCGACGGCGTGATGCTGGTCAAGGCGATCAAAGACCGGCTCGGCGAGGCCGGGGTACCGTCGATGCGCGCGGCCGCGCCGAAAGGCCTCGACGCCGCCGCGCTCAAGGCGCTGCAGGGGTCGGAGGCCTACCTCGCGGGCGATTCCGCCACTCGCCGCCGCGTCGCCGAGGGGTGGGCGCGGCTGTTCCCCGAACGCGAGCGGTGA
- a CDS encoding exported hypothetical protein (Evidence 5 : No homology to any previously reported sequences) has translation MRFLVPALAALLLAAPAVAAEPTASFRSNAAKTAVPVQPRQGTFQPRKLEAERAKQRSEALTQRIKALRERNGGK, from the coding sequence ATGCGTTTTCTCGTACCCGCCCTCGCCGCCCTGCTCCTCGCCGCCCCCGCGGTGGCGGCGGAGCCGACGGCGAGCTTCCGCTCCAATGCCGCCAAGACCGCGGTGCCGGTGCAACCGCGCCAGGGCACCTTTCAGCCGCGCAAGCTCGAAGCCGAACGGGCGAAGCAACGCTCCGAGGCCCTGACGCAGCGCATCAAGGCGCTCCGGGAGCGCAACGGCGGCAAGTAA
- a CDS encoding putative cold shock protein y4cH (Evidence 3 : Function proposed based on presence of conserved amino acid motif, structural feature or limited homology), whose product MATGTVKWFNTTKGYGFIQPDEGGKDAFVHISAVERAGLRSLADGQRLSYELVAGRGGREAAENLVILDA is encoded by the coding sequence ATGGCGACTGGGACCGTGAAATGGTTCAACACCACCAAAGGCTACGGCTTCATCCAGCCGGATGAGGGCGGCAAGGACGCGTTCGTGCACATTTCGGCGGTGGAACGCGCGGGCCTGCGCAGCCTGGCCGACGGCCAGCGCCTCTCCTACGAGCTGGTGGCCGGCCGCGGCGGCCGCGAAGCCGCAGAGAATCTGGTGATCCTCGACGCCTGA
- a CDS encoding hypothetical protein (Evidence 5 : No homology to any previously reported sequences), whose amino-acid sequence MEQSWIADRLAELGKKKLELAQALGLPPTRVSEILRGRRDIHVSELLPLARCLEMDPMTVLLLCAPPPAHLRPPEPAAPPPADLADDEQAWLAAFRALPEAERERWLRAVRNF is encoded by the coding sequence ATGGAACAGTCCTGGATCGCCGACCGCCTCGCCGAACTCGGCAAGAAGAAACTCGAACTCGCGCAGGCCCTCGGCCTGCCGCCGACGCGCGTCTCGGAAATCCTGCGCGGGCGGCGCGACATCCATGTCTCCGAACTGCTGCCGCTGGCGCGCTGCCTGGAGATGGACCCGATGACGGTGCTGCTGCTGTGCGCGCCGCCGCCCGCGCACTTGCGCCCGCCCGAGCCCGCCGCGCCGCCGCCCGCCGACCTCGCCGACGACGAACAGGCGTGGCTCGCCGCCTTCCGCGCCCTGCCGGAAGCGGAACGCGAACGCTGGCTGCGTGCGGTCAGGAACTTCTGA
- a CDS encoding putative Chemotaxis sensory transducer (Evidence 3 : Function proposed based on presence of conserved amino acid motif, structural feature or limited homology) — MTDSFVPTLMPGETLTPEALEALERESRVAPARRHGAIDRLLSGVRIGRRIYALVWLSLLLLGGAAAIQVLSERTIRATEAEADALRADADAVRGIELNLARMEVADVGFARDPAAAQAAFAAARDAACALATGSLQARVGTLDTAFAAAADARSRIGFGDGDGLRGGMRDAAQTIETELTQWPNVAAIAAKMSALRRYEQSFLVTASADDAGRLRKTVNELDFAISGGPFGADTREKLGAALKAYGAAMRAYVEAVTQRSASDAALAEAFGAARAEARSRLDAIGRDLAAARERVGAVRARTARALMVAGGIGVVLFGVLAIAIARSIHAPIADIRAAMNGLAAGDRGVRIPGLARRDEIGAMARSIAVFKQTAHEIEEIRAQEQRTKEAAERDRRETLRRMADSFENTVRRVALAVHESAERIAVDAGGLSRDSETTRRQGEDMAATIGRAADSMGRVVSSSDELLRTVESVDRRLDESGESIRRARDGATAITGRVKALSDAAHGIGKVVELIAEIADKTNLLALNATIEAARAGEMGKGFAVVADEVKQLAQQTRRATAEIDVHVKGIQTDIAAAVDAMSAICADVADIEALAHNLGDAVNRQTAASTEIRDHVAAAADGTDAVSDRLGAMTRAIAAASASADGVVATVAELTEQSRRLETELDGFIGRIHAL; from the coding sequence ATGACCGACTCCTTCGTGCCGACCCTGATGCCGGGCGAGACTCTGACTCCCGAAGCGCTCGAAGCCCTCGAACGGGAAAGCCGGGTCGCGCCCGCCCGGCGTCACGGCGCGATCGATCGCCTTCTCTCCGGTGTGCGCATCGGCCGCCGGATCTACGCCCTGGTGTGGCTGAGCCTGCTGCTCCTGGGCGGTGCGGCGGCGATCCAGGTTCTTTCCGAACGCACCATCCGCGCCACCGAGGCCGAGGCCGACGCACTGCGCGCCGACGCCGACGCGGTGCGCGGCATCGAGCTCAACCTGGCGCGCATGGAGGTGGCCGACGTCGGCTTCGCCCGCGACCCGGCGGCGGCACAGGCGGCCTTCGCCGCGGCGCGCGACGCCGCCTGCGCTCTCGCCACCGGCTCCCTGCAGGCGCGCGTGGGCACGCTCGACACGGCGTTCGCCGCCGCCGCCGACGCCCGCAGCCGCATCGGCTTCGGCGACGGCGACGGCCTGCGCGGCGGCATGCGCGATGCGGCGCAGACGATCGAGACCGAACTGACGCAGTGGCCCAACGTCGCCGCGATCGCGGCGAAGATGAGCGCGCTGCGGCGCTACGAACAGTCGTTCCTGGTCACCGCCTCGGCCGACGACGCGGGCCGCCTGCGCAAGACCGTCAACGAACTCGACTTCGCGATCTCCGGCGGCCCGTTCGGCGCCGACACCCGGGAGAAGCTCGGCGCCGCGCTCAAGGCCTACGGCGCGGCGATGCGCGCCTACGTCGAGGCGGTCACCCAGCGCAGCGCGTCCGACGCCGCGCTCGCCGAGGCATTCGGCGCCGCCCGCGCCGAGGCCCGCAGCCGCCTGGACGCGATCGGCCGCGACCTTGCGGCGGCGCGCGAGCGCGTCGGCGCGGTGCGCGCCCGCACCGCGCGCGCCCTGATGGTGGCGGGCGGCATCGGCGTCGTCCTGTTCGGCGTGCTGGCGATCGCGATCGCGCGGTCGATCCACGCCCCGATCGCCGATATCCGCGCGGCGATGAACGGCCTCGCCGCGGGTGATCGCGGCGTGCGCATTCCCGGGTTGGCGCGGCGCGACGAAATCGGCGCGATGGCGCGCTCGATCGCGGTGTTCAAGCAGACCGCCCACGAGATCGAGGAAATCCGCGCCCAGGAGCAGCGCACCAAGGAAGCGGCCGAGCGCGACCGCCGCGAAACCCTGAGGCGGATGGCGGATTCCTTCGAGAACACCGTGCGCCGGGTGGCGCTGGCGGTGCACGAAAGCGCCGAACGCATCGCCGTCGACGCGGGCGGCCTGTCGCGCGACAGCGAGACCACCCGCCGCCAGGGCGAGGACATGGCGGCCACCATCGGCCGCGCCGCCGACAGCATGGGCCGGGTCGTCTCCTCCTCCGACGAACTGTTGCGCACCGTCGAATCGGTGGACCGCCGCCTCGACGAATCCGGAGAATCGATCCGCCGCGCCCGCGACGGCGCGACCGCGATCACCGGCCGCGTCAAGGCGCTGTCCGACGCCGCCCACGGCATCGGCAAGGTGGTGGAACTGATCGCCGAGATCGCCGACAAGACCAACCTGCTGGCCTTGAACGCCACCATCGAGGCGGCGCGCGCGGGCGAAATGGGCAAGGGGTTCGCGGTGGTCGCCGACGAGGTCAAGCAGCTCGCCCAGCAGACCCGCCGCGCCACCGCCGAAATCGACGTGCATGTGAAAGGCATCCAGACCGACATCGCCGCGGCGGTCGACGCGATGTCGGCGATCTGCGCCGACGTCGCCGACATCGAGGCGCTGGCGCACAACCTCGGCGATGCGGTGAACCGTCAGACCGCCGCTTCCACCGAGATCCGCGATCACGTCGCCGCCGCCGCCGACGGCACCGACGCGGTGTCGGACCGGCTGGGCGCGATGACCCGGGCGATCGCCGCCGCCTCCGCCTCGGCGGACGGCGTGGTGGCGACGGTGGCGGAACTGACCGAACAGTCGCGCCGTCTCGAAACCGAACTCGACGGCTTCATCGGCCGCATCCACGCGCTTTAA
- a CDS encoding conserved hypothetical protein (Evidence 4 : Homologs of previously reported genes of unknown function), giving the protein MIVPPSPDAVQHLFARLFRGDDGAQALAYLRALTLDRAMGAHVSSEQLWHLEGQRHLARHILKLVERGSAPN; this is encoded by the coding sequence GTGATCGTTCCGCCGTCTCCGGACGCCGTCCAGCACCTTTTCGCCCGCCTGTTCCGGGGCGACGACGGTGCCCAGGCGCTCGCCTATCTGCGCGCGCTCACGCTCGACCGTGCGATGGGCGCACACGTTTCGAGCGAACAGCTCTGGCATCTCGAAGGCCAGCGCCATCTCGCCCGCCACATCCTCAAGCTCGTCGAGCGCGGCAGCGCGCCCAACTGA
- the yggA gene encoding putative amino-acid transporter YggA (Evidence 3 : Function proposed based on presence of conserved amino acid motif, structural feature or limited homology), with the protein MTAFVSAYAAGLMLSAGLIVAIGAQNAFVLGQGLRRDHPVTTAMVCSACDALLIGTGVAGAGIALTAHPGMARLLGALGGVFVIVYGVLAAKRAIAGGDEGLDAGVSVRGRRAVIGGALAVSLLNPHAYVDAMLLIGGVAAQFPAAARPAFAAGAMSASVIWFFGLGLGAAALSKSLATPATWRIVNAVTAVTMIGIGLRLLHGL; encoded by the coding sequence ATGACCGCCTTCGTCTCCGCCTATGCCGCGGGCCTGATGCTCTCGGCCGGACTGATCGTCGCGATCGGCGCGCAGAACGCCTTCGTGCTCGGCCAGGGGCTGCGACGCGATCATCCGGTGACCACCGCGATGGTGTGCTCGGCGTGCGACGCGCTGCTGATCGGGACCGGCGTCGCCGGCGCCGGGATCGCCCTCACCGCGCACCCGGGAATGGCGCGTCTGCTCGGCGCTCTCGGCGGCGTGTTCGTGATCGTCTACGGCGTGCTGGCGGCGAAGCGCGCGATCGCGGGCGGCGACGAGGGGCTCGACGCCGGGGTCTCGGTGCGCGGGCGGCGGGCGGTGATCGGCGGCGCGCTGGCGGTCAGCCTGTTGAACCCGCATGCCTACGTCGACGCGATGCTGCTGATCGGCGGCGTCGCCGCGCAGTTTCCGGCGGCGGCGCGCCCGGCGTTCGCGGCCGGGGCGATGAGCGCCAGCGTGATCTGGTTCTTCGGTCTCGGTCTCGGCGCGGCGGCGCTGTCGAAAAGCCTCGCGACCCCCGCCACCTGGCGGATCGTCAACGCCGTCACCGCGGTGACGATGATCGGCATCGGTCTCCGGCTGCTGCACGGCCTCTGA
- a CDS encoding hypothetical protein (Evidence 5 : No homology to any previously reported sequences) encodes MDFPAAPPAAINPLWYAVFCDPEPLPANAPLRNRALSRVLRALLRPGFRHVYAMRRLHCGAGWLLFNPHSACIDVLEFAGDAFARQVFAEAGAGRCRVVAVATRRPAAWVPRLSATCVSAVAHLLGVPSRPWTTPRALYRQLQQQEVSMGSVFSPPKPDTKAADAAARQAKEEAAALEARNQARLRTLKAGQSGRSLLAYDGTGEAGVKTTLGAG; translated from the coding sequence ATGGACTTTCCCGCCGCTCCGCCCGCCGCAATCAACCCGCTGTGGTACGCGGTGTTCTGCGACCCCGAGCCGCTGCCCGCGAACGCGCCGCTCCGAAACCGCGCCCTCTCGCGGGTGTTGCGGGCGCTCCTTCGCCCCGGGTTCCGGCACGTCTACGCGATGCGGCGGCTGCATTGCGGCGCGGGATGGCTGCTGTTCAACCCGCACTCGGCGTGCATCGACGTTCTCGAATTCGCGGGCGACGCCTTCGCCCGGCAGGTCTTCGCCGAAGCCGGGGCGGGGCGGTGCCGCGTCGTCGCCGTCGCTACTCGCCGCCCGGCGGCGTGGGTGCCGCGGCTGTCCGCCACCTGTGTTTCCGCCGTCGCCCACCTGCTCGGCGTGCCGTCCCGGCCGTGGACGACGCCGCGCGCCCTCTATCGTCAACTCCAGCAACAGGAGGTTTCCATGGGATCCGTTTTCTCGCCGCCCAAGCCCGACACCAAGGCCGCCGACGCGGCGGCGCGTCAGGCCAAGGAAGAGGCCGCCGCCCTCGAAGCCAGGAACCAGGCGCGGCTGCGCACGCTCAAGGCCGGGCAGTCGGGCCGTTCGCTGCTCGCCTACGACGGAACCGGCGAGGCGGGGGTGAAGACCACCCTGGGAGCCGGTTGA